One segment of Calliopsis andreniformis isolate RMS-2024a chromosome 1, iyCalAndr_principal, whole genome shotgun sequence DNA contains the following:
- the LOC143178460 gene encoding uncharacterized protein LOC143178460 isoform X2 — MGKIIPMSWLNQILLILSILSATLSLIIQEWAGLISLPLYISILWAIFVTIMSVWLSCFLFQLALKANRPLNIKSLNDWLYRKLTFSLKLHNSEEETKYNDKSANKVTIHENTHSMKVFMEKRIDNVPNTKKLRRRMISNTRSSSKSKKLIRINDMVKEINLKCIDTWYKSISSDKSFPDEAQELLKKLLTKLFYKTSLIDKMKLTHKLANVFLLHLKEYHRTSCRIEKGAATSMEEGFKYLHPGSRNILVLEHMLHQIITILAEEFLQWELTSSLPCKLLLSILAKRLLLVIETISSPEWLFQTLLDLLQPATTEAIRNQSNQRENISRTKIISDALSDGIIPSTAAIIPRSLPKPQSELFTKTSTEDQSISLSINDKRPTLRLENLAVEHRGLWGQSLSEVDSEMDEDKISPVYEEPTDFATTIARLRTVLQQKSTVSTPLHTGNEEKSYVVYEGNQFTNLLIPWTEFHTAPDGSQQLLYCIQFDDVEQHGVDLFETTTATVRRQYRDFAQLHASLQEIPELAPIMKDLVLPEGGRIELENYLKILTTRLASECPPQLRHFLRPSSSAGKKADIIAPRLDKFLAKTVSGVFNTLRTVVPGFEIEQEEENIPLPTLMPLADIPWRFVEDIKSKSLTVELQQLIAERTEYCTVDTAYEAVDSIEGSNDSALLTHWWEIVKGTYEEEVDELDSNLTLTCVAIDFICELLAAIGSNNTLQQEAVIRWTKLLIGNVTESVLQVAICQIFDCLSNVSLLHNVQYKTSDKSLIQLRERLLQELLIKIPSDIKLILGEDDTLNILKYLLSSYEIKKINKDLNLQILDVVISQLLISCRTTHGNISFQ, encoded by the exons ATGGGGAAAATTATACCAATGAGCTGGTTGAACCAAATATTGTTGATTTTAAGTATCTTAAGTGCAACATTGTCTTTAATCATACAAGAATGGGCAGGTCTTATATCGTTACCTctttatatttctatattatgGGCTATATTTGTTACAATAATGTCAGTGTGGCTTAGTTGTTTTTTGTTCCAACTTGCATTAAAAGCAAACAgaccattaaatataaaatctcTAAATGATTGGTTATATAGAAAGTTAACATTTAGTTTGAAATTACACAATTCAGAAGAAGAAACTAAATATAATGATAAATCTGCAAATAAGGTAACCATACATGAAAATACACATTCTATGAAAGTATTTATGGAAAAAAGAATAGATAATGTTCCAAACACAAAGAAACTGCGAAGAAGAATGATATCTAATACAAGGAGTAGTTCAAAAAGCAAAAAGTTAATTAGAATAAATGACATGGTGAAAGAAATAAACTTAAAATGTATAGATACATGGTATAAATCCATTAGTAGTGATAAATCATTTCCAGACGAAGCGcaagaattattaaaaaaattgctAACCAAATTGTTTTATAAAACCAGTCTAATAGATAAAATGAAGCTTACTCACAAACTAGCTAAcgtatttttattacacttaAAGGAATATCATAG GACATCATGCCGTATAGAAAAAGGAGCAGCAACAAGTATGGAAGAAggatttaaatatttacatCCTGGTTCTCGTAATATACTAGTATTGGAGCATATGCTTCATCAAATAATTACTATTTTAGCAGAAGAATTTTTGCAATGGGAATTAACAAGTTCATTACCATGCAAGCTCTTACTTTCTATTTTAGCAAAACGATTACTATtagttatagaaacaataagttCTCCAGAGTGGCTATTTCAGACATTATTGGACTTATTACAACCTGCAACAACAGAAGCCATTAGAAATCAAAGTAACCAAAGGGAAAATATATCACGCACAAAA ATTATCTCGGATGCATTGAGTGATGGGATTATACCTTCAACAGCTGCTATAATTCCACGATCACTACCAAAACCACAATCAGAATTATTTACAAAGACTTCAACCGAGGATCAAAGTATTTCATTATCTATAAATGATAAAAGACCTACCTTGCGTTTAGAAAATTTAGCTGTAGAACATAGAGGTCTTTGGGGTCAAAGTTTGTCTGAGGTGGATTCTGAAATGGATGAAGATAAAATATCTCCTGTATATGAAGAACCTACAGACTTTGCTACAACAATTGCTAGACTTAGAACTGTATTACAACAAAAATCAACCGTGAGCACACCTCT ACATACTGGAAATGAGGAAAAATCTTACGTAGTGTACGAAGGTAATCAGTTTACAAATTTATTGATTCCTTGGACAGAGTTTCACACAGCTCCCGATGGTTCACAACAATTGCTTTATTGTATTCAATTTGACGATGTAGAACAACATGGAGTTGATCTATTTGAGACAACAACTGCTACTGTGAGAAGACAGTATCGCGACTTTGCTCAGTTACATGCTAGTCTGCAAGAG ATACCAGAATTAGCGCCTATTATGAAAGACTTGGTATTACCAGAAGGCGGACGTATTGaattagaaaattatttaaaaatactaaCTACACGCTTAGCTAGTGAATGTCCACCACAACTACGACATTTTCTTCGTCCAAGCAGTAGTGCTGGCAAAAAAGCGGATATTATTGCTCCTCGTCTTGACAAATTTTTAGCCAAAACAGTAAGTGGTGTTTTCAATACTTTAAGAACAGTTGTTCCCGGGTTCGAGATTGAACAAGAAGAAGAAAACATTCCTTTACCTACATTAATGCCTTTGGCTGATATACCATGGAGATTCGTTGAAGATATTAAATCG AAAAGTTTAACAGTTGAATTACAACAATTGATAGCTGAAAGAACTGAATATTGTACTGTAGATACAGCTTATGAAGCTGTTGATTCAATAGAGGGTAGTAATGATTCTGCTTTATTAACCCATTGGTGGGAAATTGTGAAGGGTACTTATGAAG AAGAAGTTGATGAATTAGACTCTAATCTGACATTAACATGCGTTGCCATAGATTTTATCTGTGAATTATTAGCAGCAATTGGAAGTAACAATACTTTACAACAAGAAGCAGTTATCAGATGGACAAAATTACTCATTGGAAATGTTACTGAATCTGTATTACAA GTTGCTATTTGTCAGATTTTTGACTGCCTAAGTAACGTGTCGCTTCTCCACAATGTACAATACAAAACTTCTGATAAATCTTTAATACAATTACGAGAAAGACTGCTAcaagaattattaataaaaattccaagtgatataaaattaatacttGGCGAAGATGATACACTAAATATTTTAAAGTATCTGCTTAGTTCTTATGAAATAAAGAAAATCAACAAAGATTTAAATCTACAAATATTAGATGTTGTAATATCACAATTACTTATTTCATGTAGAACAACGCATGGTAACATATCTTTTCAGTGA
- the LOC143182645 gene encoding uncharacterized protein LOC143182645 has product MASANHGDSANVDSAMTPEVNRVGIRVPPFWPEQPVVWFHQIEAQFALNRATADTTKFYYVMSQLEPKYALEVQDIFTDPPETEKYETLKRELVQRLSTSQGKRIRQLLEQEDVRSDRRSDAFPISSAHEESGRADSVRLFLTNAMVKPVTCDDTRYCHRANGSSAGKAQVASVSTDTVTDVLLKRLESLELKIAELSRSRSTNRPASNFRRRSRSRSAKRGVPPANKQHCWYHRVFGAKSTKCRSPCSYVAGNGETRH; this is encoded by the exons ATGGCTAGTGCAAATCATGGTGATTCAGCGAATGTGGACAGTGCTATGACACCGGAAGTGAACCGTGTTGGAATCAGAGTTCCTCCATTCTGGCCTGAGCAACCAGTGGTCTGGTTTCACCAAATTGAGGCACAGTTTGCTCTCAATAGAGCCACCGCGGACACGACAAAATTTTATTATGTCATGTCACAATTGGAACCAAAGTACGCTCTGGAAGTACAGGACATTTTCACAGATCCACCAGAGACTGAGAAATACGAGACATTAAAAAGGGAGCTCGTGCAGCGTTTGTCGACGTCACAAGGGAAGCGTATACGTCAACTTCTGGAACAGGAAGACGTCCGATCCGATCGGCGATCGGACGCCTTCCCAATTTCTTCGGCACATGAGGAATCTGGCCGGGCAGACAGTGTCCGATTATTTCTTACGAACGCTATGGTCAAGCCGGTTACCTGCGATGACACGCGCTATTGTCACCGCGCAAACGGATCTTCCGCTGGCAAA GCTCAGGTAGCGAGTGTGTCAACCGACACCGTGACGGACGTATTACTCAAGCGTCTGGAGAGcttagagttgaagattgcggaattgaGTAGGTCACGCTCAACTAATCGACCAGCCTCTAACTTCCGTCGTCGATCTCGGTCTCGTAGTGCCAAACGTGGAGTGCCACCAGCGAATAAACAGCACTGCTGGTATCATCGTGTTTTTGGTGCTAAGTCTACAAAGTGCCGTTCCCCCTGCAGTTATGTGGCGGGAAACGGGGAGACGCGTCACTGA
- the Sem1 gene encoding suppressor of exocyst mutations 1, with protein sequence MRIRIGVKMTDNKNDKVKVDLGLLEEDDEFEEFPAEDWTAVDEDNEDISVWEDNWDDDDVEDDFNQQLRAQLEKQKGQNEQGKEN encoded by the exons ATGCGAATTCGGATAGGTGTTAAAATGACAGATAATAAAAACGATAAAGTGAAAGTTGATTTGGGTTTATTAGAGGAGGATGATGAGTTCGAAGAATTTCCTGCAGAAG ATTGGACCGCCGTGGACGAGGACAATGAAGATATTAGTGTTTGGGAAGATAATTGGGATGATGATGACGTAGAAGACGATTTTAATCAGCAATTAAG AGCACAATTAGAAAAACAGAAAGGTCAAAATGAACAAGGGAAGGAAAATTAA
- the LOC143178460 gene encoding uncharacterized protein LOC143178460 isoform X3, with protein sequence MGKIIPMSWLNQILLILSILSATLSLIIQEWAGLISLPLYISILWAIFVTIMSVWLSCFLFQLALKANRPLNIKSLNDWLYRKLTFSLKLHNSEEETKYNDKSANKVTIHENTHSMKVFMEKRIDNVPNTKKLRRRMISNTRSSSKSKKLIRINDMVKEINLKCIDTWYKSISSDKSFPDEAQELLKKLLTKLFYKTSLIDKMKLTHKLANVFLLHLKEYHRTSCRIEKGAATSMEEGFKYLHPGSRNILVLEHMLHQIITILAEEFLQWELTSSLPCKLLLSILAKRLLLVIETISSPEWLFQTLLDLLQPATTEAIRNQSNQRENISRTKKIISDALSDGIIPSTAAIIPRSLPKPQSELFTKTSTEDQSISLSINDKRPTLRLENLAVEHRGLWGQSLSEVDSEMDEDKISPVYEEPTDFATTIARLRTVLQQKSTVSTPLHTGNEEKSYVVYEGNQFTNLLIPWTEFHTAPDGSQQLLYCIQFDDVEQHGVDLFETTTATVRRQYRDFAQLHASLQEIPELAPIMKDLVLPEGGRIELENYLKILTTRLASECPPQLRHFLRPSSSAGKKADIIAPRLDKFLAKTVSGVFNTLRTVVPGFEIEQEEENIPLPTLMPLADIPWRFVEDIKSKSLTVELQQLIAERTEYCTVDTAYEAVDSIEGSNDSALLTHWWEIVKGTYEDFICELLAAIGSNNTLQQEAVIRWTKLLIGNVTESVLQVAICQIFDCLSNVSLLHNVQYKTSDKSLIQLRERLLQELLIKIPSDIKLILGEDDTLNILKYLLSSYEIKKINKDLNLQILDVVISQLLISCRTTHGNISFQ encoded by the exons ATGGGGAAAATTATACCAATGAGCTGGTTGAACCAAATATTGTTGATTTTAAGTATCTTAAGTGCAACATTGTCTTTAATCATACAAGAATGGGCAGGTCTTATATCGTTACCTctttatatttctatattatgGGCTATATTTGTTACAATAATGTCAGTGTGGCTTAGTTGTTTTTTGTTCCAACTTGCATTAAAAGCAAACAgaccattaaatataaaatctcTAAATGATTGGTTATATAGAAAGTTAACATTTAGTTTGAAATTACACAATTCAGAAGAAGAAACTAAATATAATGATAAATCTGCAAATAAGGTAACCATACATGAAAATACACATTCTATGAAAGTATTTATGGAAAAAAGAATAGATAATGTTCCAAACACAAAGAAACTGCGAAGAAGAATGATATCTAATACAAGGAGTAGTTCAAAAAGCAAAAAGTTAATTAGAATAAATGACATGGTGAAAGAAATAAACTTAAAATGTATAGATACATGGTATAAATCCATTAGTAGTGATAAATCATTTCCAGACGAAGCGcaagaattattaaaaaaattgctAACCAAATTGTTTTATAAAACCAGTCTAATAGATAAAATGAAGCTTACTCACAAACTAGCTAAcgtatttttattacacttaAAGGAATATCATAG GACATCATGCCGTATAGAAAAAGGAGCAGCAACAAGTATGGAAGAAggatttaaatatttacatCCTGGTTCTCGTAATATACTAGTATTGGAGCATATGCTTCATCAAATAATTACTATTTTAGCAGAAGAATTTTTGCAATGGGAATTAACAAGTTCATTACCATGCAAGCTCTTACTTTCTATTTTAGCAAAACGATTACTATtagttatagaaacaataagttCTCCAGAGTGGCTATTTCAGACATTATTGGACTTATTACAACCTGCAACAACAGAAGCCATTAGAAATCAAAGTAACCAAAGGGAAAATATATCACGCACAAAA AAGATTATCTCGGATGCATTGAGTGATGGGATTATACCTTCAACAGCTGCTATAATTCCACGATCACTACCAAAACCACAATCAGAATTATTTACAAAGACTTCAACCGAGGATCAAAGTATTTCATTATCTATAAATGATAAAAGACCTACCTTGCGTTTAGAAAATTTAGCTGTAGAACATAGAGGTCTTTGGGGTCAAAGTTTGTCTGAGGTGGATTCTGAAATGGATGAAGATAAAATATCTCCTGTATATGAAGAACCTACAGACTTTGCTACAACAATTGCTAGACTTAGAACTGTATTACAACAAAAATCAACCGTGAGCACACCTCT ACATACTGGAAATGAGGAAAAATCTTACGTAGTGTACGAAGGTAATCAGTTTACAAATTTATTGATTCCTTGGACAGAGTTTCACACAGCTCCCGATGGTTCACAACAATTGCTTTATTGTATTCAATTTGACGATGTAGAACAACATGGAGTTGATCTATTTGAGACAACAACTGCTACTGTGAGAAGACAGTATCGCGACTTTGCTCAGTTACATGCTAGTCTGCAAGAG ATACCAGAATTAGCGCCTATTATGAAAGACTTGGTATTACCAGAAGGCGGACGTATTGaattagaaaattatttaaaaatactaaCTACACGCTTAGCTAGTGAATGTCCACCACAACTACGACATTTTCTTCGTCCAAGCAGTAGTGCTGGCAAAAAAGCGGATATTATTGCTCCTCGTCTTGACAAATTTTTAGCCAAAACAGTAAGTGGTGTTTTCAATACTTTAAGAACAGTTGTTCCCGGGTTCGAGATTGAACAAGAAGAAGAAAACATTCCTTTACCTACATTAATGCCTTTGGCTGATATACCATGGAGATTCGTTGAAGATATTAAATCG AAAAGTTTAACAGTTGAATTACAACAATTGATAGCTGAAAGAACTGAATATTGTACTGTAGATACAGCTTATGAAGCTGTTGATTCAATAGAGGGTAGTAATGATTCTGCTTTATTAACCCATTGGTGGGAAATTGTGAAGGGTACTTATGAAG ATTTTATCTGTGAATTATTAGCAGCAATTGGAAGTAACAATACTTTACAACAAGAAGCAGTTATCAGATGGACAAAATTACTCATTGGAAATGTTACTGAATCTGTATTACAA GTTGCTATTTGTCAGATTTTTGACTGCCTAAGTAACGTGTCGCTTCTCCACAATGTACAATACAAAACTTCTGATAAATCTTTAATACAATTACGAGAAAGACTGCTAcaagaattattaataaaaattccaagtgatataaaattaatacttGGCGAAGATGATACACTAAATATTTTAAAGTATCTGCTTAGTTCTTATGAAATAAAGAAAATCAACAAAGATTTAAATCTACAAATATTAGATGTTGTAATATCACAATTACTTATTTCATGTAGAACAACGCATGGTAACATATCTTTTCAGTGA
- the LOC143178460 gene encoding uncharacterized protein LOC143178460 isoform X1 — MGKIIPMSWLNQILLILSILSATLSLIIQEWAGLISLPLYISILWAIFVTIMSVWLSCFLFQLALKANRPLNIKSLNDWLYRKLTFSLKLHNSEEETKYNDKSANKVTIHENTHSMKVFMEKRIDNVPNTKKLRRRMISNTRSSSKSKKLIRINDMVKEINLKCIDTWYKSISSDKSFPDEAQELLKKLLTKLFYKTSLIDKMKLTHKLANVFLLHLKEYHRTSCRIEKGAATSMEEGFKYLHPGSRNILVLEHMLHQIITILAEEFLQWELTSSLPCKLLLSILAKRLLLVIETISSPEWLFQTLLDLLQPATTEAIRNQSNQRENISRTKKIISDALSDGIIPSTAAIIPRSLPKPQSELFTKTSTEDQSISLSINDKRPTLRLENLAVEHRGLWGQSLSEVDSEMDEDKISPVYEEPTDFATTIARLRTVLQQKSTVSTPLHTGNEEKSYVVYEGNQFTNLLIPWTEFHTAPDGSQQLLYCIQFDDVEQHGVDLFETTTATVRRQYRDFAQLHASLQEIPELAPIMKDLVLPEGGRIELENYLKILTTRLASECPPQLRHFLRPSSSAGKKADIIAPRLDKFLAKTVSGVFNTLRTVVPGFEIEQEEENIPLPTLMPLADIPWRFVEDIKSKSLTVELQQLIAERTEYCTVDTAYEAVDSIEGSNDSALLTHWWEIVKGTYEEEVDELDSNLTLTCVAIDFICELLAAIGSNNTLQQEAVIRWTKLLIGNVTESVLQVAICQIFDCLSNVSLLHNVQYKTSDKSLIQLRERLLQELLIKIPSDIKLILGEDDTLNILKYLLSSYEIKKINKDLNLQILDVVISQLLISCRTTHGNISFQ; from the exons ATGGGGAAAATTATACCAATGAGCTGGTTGAACCAAATATTGTTGATTTTAAGTATCTTAAGTGCAACATTGTCTTTAATCATACAAGAATGGGCAGGTCTTATATCGTTACCTctttatatttctatattatgGGCTATATTTGTTACAATAATGTCAGTGTGGCTTAGTTGTTTTTTGTTCCAACTTGCATTAAAAGCAAACAgaccattaaatataaaatctcTAAATGATTGGTTATATAGAAAGTTAACATTTAGTTTGAAATTACACAATTCAGAAGAAGAAACTAAATATAATGATAAATCTGCAAATAAGGTAACCATACATGAAAATACACATTCTATGAAAGTATTTATGGAAAAAAGAATAGATAATGTTCCAAACACAAAGAAACTGCGAAGAAGAATGATATCTAATACAAGGAGTAGTTCAAAAAGCAAAAAGTTAATTAGAATAAATGACATGGTGAAAGAAATAAACTTAAAATGTATAGATACATGGTATAAATCCATTAGTAGTGATAAATCATTTCCAGACGAAGCGcaagaattattaaaaaaattgctAACCAAATTGTTTTATAAAACCAGTCTAATAGATAAAATGAAGCTTACTCACAAACTAGCTAAcgtatttttattacacttaAAGGAATATCATAG GACATCATGCCGTATAGAAAAAGGAGCAGCAACAAGTATGGAAGAAggatttaaatatttacatCCTGGTTCTCGTAATATACTAGTATTGGAGCATATGCTTCATCAAATAATTACTATTTTAGCAGAAGAATTTTTGCAATGGGAATTAACAAGTTCATTACCATGCAAGCTCTTACTTTCTATTTTAGCAAAACGATTACTATtagttatagaaacaataagttCTCCAGAGTGGCTATTTCAGACATTATTGGACTTATTACAACCTGCAACAACAGAAGCCATTAGAAATCAAAGTAACCAAAGGGAAAATATATCACGCACAAAA AAGATTATCTCGGATGCATTGAGTGATGGGATTATACCTTCAACAGCTGCTATAATTCCACGATCACTACCAAAACCACAATCAGAATTATTTACAAAGACTTCAACCGAGGATCAAAGTATTTCATTATCTATAAATGATAAAAGACCTACCTTGCGTTTAGAAAATTTAGCTGTAGAACATAGAGGTCTTTGGGGTCAAAGTTTGTCTGAGGTGGATTCTGAAATGGATGAAGATAAAATATCTCCTGTATATGAAGAACCTACAGACTTTGCTACAACAATTGCTAGACTTAGAACTGTATTACAACAAAAATCAACCGTGAGCACACCTCT ACATACTGGAAATGAGGAAAAATCTTACGTAGTGTACGAAGGTAATCAGTTTACAAATTTATTGATTCCTTGGACAGAGTTTCACACAGCTCCCGATGGTTCACAACAATTGCTTTATTGTATTCAATTTGACGATGTAGAACAACATGGAGTTGATCTATTTGAGACAACAACTGCTACTGTGAGAAGACAGTATCGCGACTTTGCTCAGTTACATGCTAGTCTGCAAGAG ATACCAGAATTAGCGCCTATTATGAAAGACTTGGTATTACCAGAAGGCGGACGTATTGaattagaaaattatttaaaaatactaaCTACACGCTTAGCTAGTGAATGTCCACCACAACTACGACATTTTCTTCGTCCAAGCAGTAGTGCTGGCAAAAAAGCGGATATTATTGCTCCTCGTCTTGACAAATTTTTAGCCAAAACAGTAAGTGGTGTTTTCAATACTTTAAGAACAGTTGTTCCCGGGTTCGAGATTGAACAAGAAGAAGAAAACATTCCTTTACCTACATTAATGCCTTTGGCTGATATACCATGGAGATTCGTTGAAGATATTAAATCG AAAAGTTTAACAGTTGAATTACAACAATTGATAGCTGAAAGAACTGAATATTGTACTGTAGATACAGCTTATGAAGCTGTTGATTCAATAGAGGGTAGTAATGATTCTGCTTTATTAACCCATTGGTGGGAAATTGTGAAGGGTACTTATGAAG AAGAAGTTGATGAATTAGACTCTAATCTGACATTAACATGCGTTGCCATAGATTTTATCTGTGAATTATTAGCAGCAATTGGAAGTAACAATACTTTACAACAAGAAGCAGTTATCAGATGGACAAAATTACTCATTGGAAATGTTACTGAATCTGTATTACAA GTTGCTATTTGTCAGATTTTTGACTGCCTAAGTAACGTGTCGCTTCTCCACAATGTACAATACAAAACTTCTGATAAATCTTTAATACAATTACGAGAAAGACTGCTAcaagaattattaataaaaattccaagtgatataaaattaatacttGGCGAAGATGATACACTAAATATTTTAAAGTATCTGCTTAGTTCTTATGAAATAAAGAAAATCAACAAAGATTTAAATCTACAAATATTAGATGTTGTAATATCACAATTACTTATTTCATGTAGAACAACGCATGGTAACATATCTTTTCAGTGA